The genomic DNA CAACTCCGCCTCCTGTGGGTCTACCTGCTCGCCACCACGGTGGGGGCTGCGCTCACGGCCGCCCTCCTGGGCCGGGTGTGCAGGCACCGCACCGTGCTCACCCATCGGCTGTGCGGCACCCACGCCGACGGCACCCCCCTGCGACGGTCTGTCAAACGAACGGTGTAACCAAAGTGCCGCATTCTGGACCCAGACATCACGCTCACTGCTCTCGGAGTGGCGACATGCATGGGGCGCGGTGTACAGACTCTTCCGCACACCGGAACCGGAGAAGCTCATGGAACTCGTTCGCGACGCGATGACCACGCGATGCGTCACAGTGCCTCCGTACACGTCCCTTACCGCCGTCGCCGCCTGCATGCGAGATGACAACGTCGGGTGCGTCATGGTCACCCATGACGGTGCCCTCCAAGGCATCATCACCGACCGTGACATCACCGTCCGGATCACCGCCGAGGGGCTGATCGCCGGCACCACCACAGCGCAGCAGGCGGCATCCAAGAGTTTGGTCACCGTGGTTCCGGGCGCCACTCTCTGCGACGCGGCGGCACTGATGTGCATGCACAACTTTCACCGGCTGCCCGTCGTGGAACAGGGGCAGCTCGTCGGTCTGCTCTCCCTGGGAGACATCTGCGAAACACCCCACGCCCAGGAGATCCTGGTAGCCCTCAGCCAAGCCGAGGCCAACCACTGAGTGGACTCGTGCCTTTGGCCGGCCTTCTCCGGGATGGCGGTCCCCGCGTCGTTGCGGGTGGCACGGAACTCCCGGGTGTTGCACCCCCTTGCAGCCTTGCCGTCGACCGTTGTGACGTGTGTGTCAGCGATTGAAATCCGCCATCTGTGGGAGAAGTTTTGCATCTTTACCCAAAGCCACTCGTCCGCGACCGACGCCGGGAGAGTGTCGCGAGCCGGATCCGGTCGGCCGGCTCGTAGCGGCCTCGGGCGATCTGACGCCGCAGCATCGCGTTCTCGTGCCGTAGTGCCAACCGTCAGCGGCGCGCCGAAGAAACGACTGGCCGCAGTTGTGTCCCGGCGGCTCTACACCAGGACATCCAGCACGCTGCCGTCCCGGTCGACAGCCCGCCACAGGTACTCCCGCTCACCATTGATCCTGATGAAGACCTCGTCCAGATGCAACTTGTCGTCGGGCTGGGACCGCCGACGGCACAGTCCGTTGGCGTACTGCTGACCGAACTTCAGGCACCGGCGGCGGACCGTCTCGTAGGAAACGAACACGCCGCGCTCCAGCTCCTCGGCCTCACGGAAACTGAGCGGGGACCGGAAGTACAGCCACACGCAGTGCGAGATCACCTCGAACCCGATACCGGTGCCACTTGTGTGACGGCGACACGCCCTCCACGGACGACCCCCTCCCCCGCGATCAGCCCGACGACCCTCCCCCCTTTCAGCCAACGGGACAACGCCCATTCCCCTGTTCGGCTGTCGGACCGATTGGTGGGCTGCCAAGGCCGGCGCAGGCGATCCC from Streptomyces sp. NBC_01707 includes the following:
- a CDS encoding CBS domain-containing protein encodes the protein MSVLPYIVAQLIGSVLGVLAARAVRGVAVENPPVANATLHSGLGWSAGELFAAETATMGLIVYAIGFFLQTPKLAPLVPWLAGLLIAAVIALLGTATGGSVNPARQFGRRWSLGNSASCGSTCSPPRWGLRSRPPSWAGCAGTAPCSPIGCAAPTPTAPPCDGLSNERCNQSAAFWTQTSRSLLSEWRHAWGAVYRLFRTPEPEKLMELVRDAMTTRCVTVPPYTSLTAVAACMRDDNVGCVMVTHDGALQGIITDRDITVRITAEGLIAGTTTAQQAASKSLVTVVPGATLCDAAALMCMHNFHRLPVVEQGQLVGLLSLGDICETPHAQEILVALSQAEANH